One Bemisia tabaci chromosome 7, PGI_BMITA_v3 DNA window includes the following coding sequences:
- the LOC109032982 gene encoding probable cytochrome P450 6d4 isoform X1 — protein MDVLSLNSVLVVTTALLLGWLAVRDKLNYWAKRGVPYVSPWTCLTGTLGFLFKTQAMYESFVAQYDALEGHPYGGTFQLLNPSVMLRDPAMIKEWLIKGFTNFHDRGPEPDEKLDKLSGNLFQLTGDKWRLVRQKLSPIFSTAKLRIMYQTLKGCAEELNAHLQARCQATGETELDVKDLVSNYTMDVIGACAMGIKCNAIQDPENCTMKKIVKRMFRFNWRLSLFQFLEMANPRLPRLLGLSPRDKEVEGYLEEITKEAIRMKQQDTTGTRKDFLQLLMKYSEEEGAESANGEAQSKEIANGDAQSREIAIGNAQSKEIANGDAKSKEIANGDAKAMEHEVDPVITENVIMGVIASFLSAGLEPVSATVTFCAYELAHHPEVQEKLFKEIQAVRKESGGEIKYDDLKKLHYLDQVVNETLRKYPIAPILGRKCTEAFQIPDSKLVLEKGINLMISTMSLHHDPKYFPEPEKFDPERFSEENVNKIIPGTYLPFGDGPRFCIAMRLALMDVKTMIITLVSDYTLHTCPKTVKRIEIDRHLFTLAPKGQVRLRLKKRS, from the exons ATGGACGTGCTGAGCCTGAACTCGGTGCTGGTGGTGACGACGGCCCTGCTGCTGGGGTGGCTGGCGGTGCGGGACAAGCTCAACTACTGGGCCAAGCGGGGCGTCCCTTACGTGTCGCCGTGGACCTGCCTCACGGGGACGCTGGGCTTCCTGTTCAAGACGCAGGCCATGTACGAGTCGTTCGTGGCCCAGTACGACGCCCTCGAGGGCCACCCCTACGGCGGGACGTTCCAGCTGCTCAACCCCTCGGTCATGCTCCGGGACCCGGCCATGATCAAGGAGTGGCTCATCAAGGGCTTCACCAACTTCCACGACCGCGGCCCGGAACCCGACGAGAAACTGGACAAGCTCAGCGGGAACCTCTTCCAGCTCACCGGCGACAAGTGGCGCCTCGTCCGCCAGAAGCTCTCGCCCATCTTCAGCACCGCTAAGCTCAGGATCATGTATCAGACCTTGAAAGG ATGCGCAGAGGAGTTGAACGCCCACCTGCAGGCGCGCTGCCAGGCGACGGGAGAAACAGAGCTGGACGTCAAGGACTTGGTGTCCAACTACACGATGGACGTGATTGGGGCCTGCGCCATGGGAATCAAGTGCAACGCCATCCAGGACCCGGAAAACTGCACCATGAAAAAGATCGTCAAGCGGATGTTCCGCTTCAACTGGAGGCTGTCCCTCTTCCAGTTCCTCGAGATGGCCAACCCGCGGCTTCCAAGGCTCCTGGGACTGTCCCCGAGGGACAAGGAGGTGGAGGGATATCTCGAGGAGATCACTAAGGAGGCCATCCGCATGAAGCAGCAGGACACCACCGGCACCAGGAAGGACTTCCTCCAGCTCCTCATGAAGTACAGCGAGGAGGAGGGCGCCGAGTCGGCCAACGGCGAGGCCCAGTCCAAGGAGATTGCCAATGGCGACGCCCAGTCCAGAGAGATCGCCATTGGCAACGCCCAGTCCAAAGAGATTGCCAATGGCGACGCCAAGTCCAAAGAGATTGCCAATGGTGACGCCAAGGCTATGGAACATGAAG taGATCCAGTCATAACGGAGAATGTGATAATGGGAGTGATCGCGTCCTTCCTATCAGCTGGCTTAGAACCGGTGTCAGCCACGGTGACTTTCTGCGCGTACGAATTAGCCCACCACCCCGAGGTCCAGGAGAAACTCTTCAAAGAAATTCAGGCGGTCAGAAAAGAATCCGGTGGGGAGATCAAGTATGACGATCTCAAGAAGCTTCATTATCTGGACCAGGTCGTTAACG AAACTCTGAGAAAATATCCTATTGCTCCGATCTTGGGCAGAAAGTGTACAGAAGCCTTCCAAATTCCTGACTCGAAACTTGTGCTGGAGAAAGGCATCAATTTGATGATCAGTACGATGAGTCTCCATCACGATCCAAAATATTTCCCTGAGCCCGAAAAATTCGACCCTGAACGGTTCTCGGAAGAAAACGTTAACAAAATCATTCCAGGAACATACTTGCCGTTTGGAGATGGACCTAGATTTTGCATAG CGATGCGTTTGGCTTTGATGGACGTCAAAACAATGATCATAACTTTGGTTTCGGACTACACACTTCACACTTGCCCCAAGACTGTGAAGCGCATTGAGATAGACAGACATTTATTCACTCTGGCCCCGAAAGGTCAAGTGCGACTTCGACTTAAAAAGAGGAGCTGA
- the LOC109032982 gene encoding probable cytochrome P450 6a13 isoform X2 has translation MDVLSLNSVLVVTTALLLGWLAVRDKLNYWAKRGVPYVSPWTCLTGTLGFLFKTQAMYESFVAQYDALEGHPYGGTFQLLNPSVMLRDPAMIKEWLIKGFTNFHDRGPEPDEKLDKLSGNLFQLTGDKWRLVRQKLSPIFSTAKLRIMYQTLKGCAEELNAHLQARCQATGETELDVKDLVSNYTMDVIGACAMGIKCNAIQDPENCTMKKIVKRMFRFNWRLSLFQFLEMANPRLPRLLGLSPRDKEVEGYLEEITKEAIRMKQQDTTGTRKDFLQLLMKYSEEEGAESANGEAQSKEIANGDAQSREIAIGNAQSKEIANGDAKSKEIANGDAKAMEHEDPVITENVIMGVIASFLSAGLEPVSATVTFCAYELAHHPEVQEKLFKEIQAVRKESGGEIKYDDLKKLHYLDQVVNETLRKYPIAPILGRKCTEAFQIPDSKLVLEKGINLMISTMSLHHDPKYFPEPEKFDPERFSEENVNKIIPGTYLPFGDGPRFCIAMRLALMDVKTMIITLVSDYTLHTCPKTVKRIEIDRHLFTLAPKGQVRLRLKKRS, from the exons ATGGACGTGCTGAGCCTGAACTCGGTGCTGGTGGTGACGACGGCCCTGCTGCTGGGGTGGCTGGCGGTGCGGGACAAGCTCAACTACTGGGCCAAGCGGGGCGTCCCTTACGTGTCGCCGTGGACCTGCCTCACGGGGACGCTGGGCTTCCTGTTCAAGACGCAGGCCATGTACGAGTCGTTCGTGGCCCAGTACGACGCCCTCGAGGGCCACCCCTACGGCGGGACGTTCCAGCTGCTCAACCCCTCGGTCATGCTCCGGGACCCGGCCATGATCAAGGAGTGGCTCATCAAGGGCTTCACCAACTTCCACGACCGCGGCCCGGAACCCGACGAGAAACTGGACAAGCTCAGCGGGAACCTCTTCCAGCTCACCGGCGACAAGTGGCGCCTCGTCCGCCAGAAGCTCTCGCCCATCTTCAGCACCGCTAAGCTCAGGATCATGTATCAGACCTTGAAAGG ATGCGCAGAGGAGTTGAACGCCCACCTGCAGGCGCGCTGCCAGGCGACGGGAGAAACAGAGCTGGACGTCAAGGACTTGGTGTCCAACTACACGATGGACGTGATTGGGGCCTGCGCCATGGGAATCAAGTGCAACGCCATCCAGGACCCGGAAAACTGCACCATGAAAAAGATCGTCAAGCGGATGTTCCGCTTCAACTGGAGGCTGTCCCTCTTCCAGTTCCTCGAGATGGCCAACCCGCGGCTTCCAAGGCTCCTGGGACTGTCCCCGAGGGACAAGGAGGTGGAGGGATATCTCGAGGAGATCACTAAGGAGGCCATCCGCATGAAGCAGCAGGACACCACCGGCACCAGGAAGGACTTCCTCCAGCTCCTCATGAAGTACAGCGAGGAGGAGGGCGCCGAGTCGGCCAACGGCGAGGCCCAGTCCAAGGAGATTGCCAATGGCGACGCCCAGTCCAGAGAGATCGCCATTGGCAACGCCCAGTCCAAAGAGATTGCCAATGGCGACGCCAAGTCCAAAGAGATTGCCAATGGTGACGCCAAGGCTATGGAACATGAAG ATCCAGTCATAACGGAGAATGTGATAATGGGAGTGATCGCGTCCTTCCTATCAGCTGGCTTAGAACCGGTGTCAGCCACGGTGACTTTCTGCGCGTACGAATTAGCCCACCACCCCGAGGTCCAGGAGAAACTCTTCAAAGAAATTCAGGCGGTCAGAAAAGAATCCGGTGGGGAGATCAAGTATGACGATCTCAAGAAGCTTCATTATCTGGACCAGGTCGTTAACG AAACTCTGAGAAAATATCCTATTGCTCCGATCTTGGGCAGAAAGTGTACAGAAGCCTTCCAAATTCCTGACTCGAAACTTGTGCTGGAGAAAGGCATCAATTTGATGATCAGTACGATGAGTCTCCATCACGATCCAAAATATTTCCCTGAGCCCGAAAAATTCGACCCTGAACGGTTCTCGGAAGAAAACGTTAACAAAATCATTCCAGGAACATACTTGCCGTTTGGAGATGGACCTAGATTTTGCATAG CGATGCGTTTGGCTTTGATGGACGTCAAAACAATGATCATAACTTTGGTTTCGGACTACACACTTCACACTTGCCCCAAGACTGTGAAGCGCATTGAGATAGACAGACATTTATTCACTCTGGCCCCGAAAGGTCAAGTGCGACTTCGACTTAAAAAGAGGAGCTGA